The following is a genomic window from Chania multitudinisentens RB-25.
GAGCCACCATGATGTGGCTGTTAGGGACGCCAATAGGGGCGGCGCTGGGCTTCCCGGTAACGCTGTTTATCCTCAATCGTTTTGACTGGCAAACCACCTTCTTCTTTATGGCATTCCTGACGTTGCCGGTGATGTTGCTGGTGATGTTTGGCTTGCGCCACCTGAATATTTCCCGCTCAGAGAAAAGCGCCGTCGCACAACCAGCCGCCGCCGAGCGCAAGCAACTACGCCGTGAATTATTCCGTACCCCGCATTTCTGGATGATCTGCCTGTTTAACATCGCATTTCTGACCTATCTGTGGGGCATCAATGGCTGGTTGCCCAGTTACCTGATCAAAGGAAAGGGTATCCATCTGGAACATGCCGGGTATCTGTCATCACTGCCGTTTATTGCCATGTTGCTGGGGGAAGTGGTGGGCGCCTGGTTATCAGACAAACTGGATCGGCGTGCGATGGCCTGCTTTATCTCACTGTGTGGAGCCGGGGTTGGCCTGGGCATGGTGCTGCATCTGGAAGGCACTTACAGCGTGATTGCCGCCATGGCATTCAGCACCTTTATGTGGGGAGCCGGTGCGCCGAATATTTTTGCCTTGCTGGCCAAAGCGACCAGCAGTCGGGTCAGCGCTACCGCTGGCGGTATTTTTAACGGGTTGGGGAATTTTGCCGGTGCGTTGGCGCCGGTGCTGATGGGGGCGCTGATCGCCGCGACCGGCAATATGGATAACGGCCTGCTGTTCCTGGTGGTGATGGCCTTTGTAGGTAGCACCATTCTGCTGCCATTACTGAAAAAATATTGATAGCGAAGGAGAAACAACATGTCCCAAGTTGAGAATAAAGCTGGCATCAAGCCACAGGATTTGTCGATGGCGCAATGGGTGGAATCACGTATCGCCCGTTTTGAAGGCCGTAAATATGACTGGAATGCCCTGAAATTCCAGGCTGATTATGACCCGAAATACCGCCGTGCGCAGATGCGTTATATCGGTACCGGTGCTACCGGGGTGGTCAGTGATACCAACACGGTTCCGGCAGGGAATTTTACCTTTTCCACTATGGTGTTGCCGTCCAAATGCGAAGGGCCATTGCACCTGCATGATGATGTGGAAGAAGTGTTTTTCATGCTCAAAGGCAGCATCACGCTGATGATTCAGGACGGTGAAGAATATTACGAAACCAAACTGAAAGAGCGCGATCTGATTTCAGTCCCGGCGGGCATTTATCGCGGCCTGTTTAACCACGGTGAGGAGGAGGCGCTGATGTGCGTCATGCTTGGCACCTCCAAACCGGAAACGCCGACTTACCCGGCAGATCATCCACTCTCTAAAGTGAAGCGTAACTGATGAACGCCTTACCGGAACGTCAGCAGGAGGACTGTAGTGGCTTTTGGCTTGGTTGGCGCGAAGCCGGGTATGGCCGGGCCGTGGTGCTGCTGCATGGCATCAGTTCCGGTTCTGCCTCCTGGGTGAAGCAGTTCAGCGATCGCGCCCTGACCGATGGTCACCGCCTGATTGCCTGGGATGCCCCGGGCTATGGCGGTAGTGCAGTGTTGGCGCAGGCGGAGTCAAAGGCGGCCGCCTATGCCAATGCGCTGGCGGCGCTGATCGCGGAATTGGAGTTAGAGCGGCCATTGATTGTCGGGCATTCGCTTGGAGCGCTGATCGGCAGTGCTTATGCGGCCATCTACCCGGCAGGGTTAAGTGGCTTGGTACTGGCCGATCCGGCGCAAGGCTATGCGAATGCCCCGCAGGAAAAACGCCAGCAGGTGTATGAGCAGCGTAAGCAGATGATCGAAACGCTGGGTCCGCAAGGTTACGGTGAACAACGTGCGGCAGCGTTGCTGCGTGACGGTGCCGATCCGCAGGATATCGCCTGGGTGCGCAGCGGTATGCAACAGCTCAATCCGGCCGGTTTTCTCCGCGCTGCCTGGATGCTGGCCAATGATGATATCAGCCAATACCTGTCGCGCTATCAGGGGCCATTGCAAATCTGGTGTGGCAGTGAAGATCGCATCACGCCGCCGCAGGGAGCGGCAACGCTGGCGCAGCAGCAGGATGCAGCTATGCGCCTGATTAACGCCGCCGGGCATGCCAGCTATCTCGATGCACCGGTCCTATTCAACCGCTATATACAGGATTTTACGGGGGCAATCCAACCATGAATTTTCAGATTGAGAAGCGCGTGGCCGTGGTGACCGGCGGTTCTTCGGGCATCGGTTTTGAAACCCTGCGTTTGTTGCTGGCGGAAGGGGCGAAGGTGGCTTTTTGCGGCCGCAACGCAGACAAACTGGCCAGCGCCGCCGCCAGCCTGCGTGAGGAATTCCCGCAGGCGGAGATTCTGGCGCTGCGCTGCGACGTTCTGGACGCAGAGCAGGTGGCGCAGTTTGCCCAGCAGGTCAGCCAGCATTTTGGTGGGGTGGATATGCTGATCAACAACGCCGGGCAAGGGTTTGTCGCGCATTTCGACCAAACCCCGCGCGAAGCCTGGCTGCATGAGGCGGAACTGAAGCTGTTCGGCGTGATCAATCCGGTACAGGCATTTTTACCCGCGTTGGAGCGTTCGGATATCGCTTCCATCACCTGTGTGAATTCATTGCTGGCGTTACAGCCGGAAGAACACATGATTGCCACCTC
Proteins encoded in this region:
- a CDS encoding MFS transporter, with protein sequence MTTQDIDTRGSRVGDVVDENQPTRVRWSVPIALFACVLLAFFDKISIAALFADSQFQEAMGIGFDPTRLGLLMSAFLFSYGFSSMLLSGIGDRLNPVNVLIGMMVIWGILMVLMGLARSYHTMITLRILLGIAEGPLIAMAYAIVRHAFPQRLQARATMMWLLGTPIGAALGFPVTLFILNRFDWQTTFFFMAFLTLPVMLLVMFGLRHLNISRSEKSAVAQPAAAERKQLRRELFRTPHFWMICLFNIAFLTYLWGINGWLPSYLIKGKGIHLEHAGYLSSLPFIAMLLGEVVGAWLSDKLDRRAMACFISLCGAGVGLGMVLHLEGTYSVIAAMAFSTFMWGAGAPNIFALLAKATSSRVSATAGGIFNGLGNFAGALAPVLMGALIAATGNMDNGLLFLVVMAFVGSTILLPLLKKY
- a CDS encoding cupin domain-containing protein, which translates into the protein MSQVENKAGIKPQDLSMAQWVESRIARFEGRKYDWNALKFQADYDPKYRRAQMRYIGTGATGVVSDTNTVPAGNFTFSTMVLPSKCEGPLHLHDDVEEVFFMLKGSITLMIQDGEEYYETKLKERDLISVPAGIYRGLFNHGEEEALMCVMLGTSKPETPTYPADHPLSKVKRN
- a CDS encoding alpha/beta fold hydrolase; protein product: MNALPERQQEDCSGFWLGWREAGYGRAVVLLHGISSGSASWVKQFSDRALTDGHRLIAWDAPGYGGSAVLAQAESKAAAYANALAALIAELELERPLIVGHSLGALIGSAYAAIYPAGLSGLVLADPAQGYANAPQEKRQQVYEQRKQMIETLGPQGYGEQRAAALLRDGADPQDIAWVRSGMQQLNPAGFLRAAWMLANDDISQYLSRYQGPLQIWCGSEDRITPPQGAATLAQQQDAAMRLINAAGHASYLDAPVLFNRYIQDFTGAIQP
- a CDS encoding SDR family oxidoreductase gives rise to the protein MNFQIEKRVAVVTGGSSGIGFETLRLLLAEGAKVAFCGRNADKLASAAASLREEFPQAEILALRCDVLDAEQVAQFAQQVSQHFGGVDMLINNAGQGFVAHFDQTPREAWLHEAELKLFGVINPVQAFLPALERSDIASITCVNSLLALQPEEHMIATSAARAALLNMTLTLSKELVSKGIRVNSILLGMVESGQWRRRFAERTDQQQSWEQWTAEIAQRRGIPLGRLGKPQEPARALLFLASPMASFTTGAALDVSGGFSRHL